One Simonsiella muelleri ATCC 29453 DNA window includes the following coding sequences:
- the aceE gene encoding pyruvate dehydrogenase (acetyl-transferring), homodimeric type: MSQTYNAATDVDPIETQEWLDSLSSVLKNEGPERAHFILENLVKYTRRRGVHLPFEATTAYLNTIPVGKEQKSPGNHELEHRIRSAIRWNAAAMVLRAGKKDLELGGHIASFQSSATLYDVGFNHFWKSKGDGEEGDMIFFQGHSAPGIYARAFVEGRLTEEQLNNFRQEVGGNGLSSYPHPHLMPDFWQFPTVSMGLGPLMAIYQARFLKYLDSRGLSKTKGRKVWMFCGDGEMSEPESLGAISLAAREGLDNLIFVINCNLQRLDGPVHGNGKIIQEFEGTFRGAGWNVLKVIWGSKWDSLLARDTNNILKQRMEEVLDGDYQTYKSKDGAYVREHFFNTPELKAMVANMSDEEIWALNRGGHDPHKVYAAYHEAVNNAGGRPTVILAKTIKGYGMGASGEGQNVAHQAKKMDVKSLKQFRDRFGIQVTDEQIDSGDLPYFRFPEDSEEMRYLRERRNALGGYLPTRNPVTEGLPIPELSAFDAQLQTSGDREFSTTMAFVRILNTLLKDKQIGKRIVPIVPDESRTFGMEGMFRQFGIWNPKGQQYTPQDKDQLMFYKESVDGQILQEGINEPGAMADWIAAATSYANNHYAMIPFYIYYSMFGFQRVGDLAWAAGDMHARGFLLGGTAGRTTLNGEGLQHEDGHSHIQADLIPNCLSYDPTYQYEIAVIVQDGLRRMYAENEDVFYYLTLMNENYKHPAMPQRENIERDILKGMYLLREGGESDKKVQLMGSGVILEEVIHAADLLKADFGVDADVWSCTSFNLLHRDAMEVERYNRLHPTAEQKLPFVAQQLKGHNGPVIASTDYIRSFANRIREAIPAENGEFIVLGTDGFGRSDSRPNLRNFFEVDRYHVAVAALKALADQGKVDKNIVQVAIEKYGIKADSAPSWKR, translated from the coding sequence ATGTCCCAAACCTACAATGCAGCTACCGATGTAGATCCAATTGAAACCCAAGAATGGCTGGATTCTTTGAGTTCAGTATTGAAAAATGAAGGTCCAGAGCGCGCTCATTTCATTTTGGAAAATTTGGTGAAATACACGCGCCGTCGCGGTGTGCATTTACCATTTGAAGCGACTACTGCGTATTTGAACACGATTCCTGTGGGCAAAGAACAAAAATCCCCTGGTAATCACGAATTAGAACACCGTATTCGTTCTGCGATTCGTTGGAATGCGGCAGCGATGGTATTGCGTGCAGGCAAAAAAGATTTGGAATTGGGCGGTCATATTGCGTCTTTCCAATCTTCAGCGACTTTGTATGATGTTGGTTTTAACCATTTTTGGAAATCCAAAGGCGATGGCGAAGAAGGCGATATGATTTTCTTCCAAGGTCACTCAGCTCCGGGTATTTATGCGCGTGCGTTTGTGGAAGGTCGTCTGACTGAAGAACAATTAAACAATTTCCGTCAAGAAGTAGGTGGAAATGGTTTGTCTTCTTACCCCCACCCACACTTAATGCCTGATTTTTGGCAATTCCCAACCGTATCTATGGGTTTAGGTCCATTGATGGCGATTTACCAAGCACGTTTCTTGAAATACTTGGATTCTCGTGGTTTGAGCAAAACCAAAGGTCGTAAAGTATGGATGTTCTGTGGTGATGGTGAGATGAGCGAACCTGAATCTTTGGGTGCGATTTCTTTGGCTGCACGCGAAGGTTTGGATAATTTGATTTTTGTGATTAACTGTAACTTGCAACGTTTGGATGGTCCTGTTCACGGTAATGGCAAAATTATTCAAGAGTTTGAAGGTACATTCCGTGGTGCAGGTTGGAATGTGTTGAAAGTGATTTGGGGCAGTAAATGGGATTCATTGTTGGCACGCGATACCAACAATATCTTGAAACAACGCATGGAAGAAGTATTGGATGGCGACTACCAAACTTATAAATCCAAAGATGGTGCGTATGTTCGTGAACATTTCTTCAATACGCCTGAATTAAAAGCCATGGTTGCCAATATGTCTGATGAGGAAATTTGGGCGTTGAACCGTGGCGGTCATGATCCACACAAAGTTTATGCAGCTTACCATGAAGCGGTAAACAATGCTGGTGGTCGTCCGACTGTGATTTTGGCGAAAACCATTAAAGGTTATGGTATGGGCGCGTCTGGCGAAGGTCAAAACGTGGCGCACCAAGCGAAAAAAATGGACGTGAAATCATTGAAGCAATTCCGCGACCGTTTTGGTATTCAAGTAACCGATGAACAAATTGACAGTGGCGATTTGCCTTATTTCCGTTTCCCAGAAGACAGCGAAGAAATGCGCTATTTGCGTGAACGCCGTAATGCTTTAGGCGGTTATTTGCCAACGCGTAATCCTGTTACTGAAGGTTTACCGATTCCTGAATTGTCTGCGTTTGATGCGCAATTGCAGACCAGTGGTGATCGCGAATTCTCTACCACAATGGCATTTGTGCGTATCTTGAATACTTTGTTAAAAGACAAACAAATTGGTAAACGCATTGTGCCAATCGTGCCTGATGAAAGCCGTACATTTGGTATGGAAGGTATGTTCCGTCAATTTGGTATTTGGAATCCAAAAGGACAACAATACACACCACAAGATAAAGACCAATTGATGTTCTATAAAGAGTCTGTGGACGGTCAAATCTTGCAAGAGGGTATTAATGAACCTGGTGCAATGGCGGACTGGATTGCAGCAGCAACATCATATGCAAATAACCACTACGCGATGATTCCATTTTACATTTACTACTCAATGTTTGGTTTCCAACGCGTAGGCGATTTGGCTTGGGCAGCTGGTGATATGCACGCACGTGGTTTCTTGTTGGGCGGTACAGCAGGTCGCACCACATTGAATGGCGAAGGCTTGCAACACGAAGACGGTCATAGCCATATTCAGGCTGACTTGATTCCTAATTGCTTGTCATACGACCCAACTTATCAATATGAAATTGCTGTGATTGTTCAAGACGGTTTGCGCCGTATGTATGCAGAAAATGAAGATGTTTTCTACTACTTGACTTTGATGAACGAAAACTACAAACACCCAGCTATGCCACAACGCGAAAATATTGAACGCGATATTTTAAAAGGTATGTATTTGTTACGCGAAGGCGGTGAATCTGACAAAAAAGTTCAATTGATGGGTTCTGGAGTGATTTTGGAAGAAGTCATTCACGCGGCAGATTTGTTAAAAGCTGATTTTGGTGTGGACGCAGACGTTTGGTCTTGTACATCGTTCAATTTGTTGCACCGTGATGCGATGGAAGTGGAACGCTATAATCGTTTACATCCAACTGCGGAACAAAAATTGCCATTTGTTGCACAACAATTGAAAGGTCATAACGGTCCTGTGATTGCATCAACTGACTATATTCGCAGCTTTGCTAACCGCATTCGTGAGGCCATTCCTGCAGAAAACGGTGAATTCATTGTATTGGGTACAGATGGTTTTGGTCGTTCAGACAGCCGTCCAAACTTGCGTAATTTCTTTGAAGTGGATCGCTACCATGTCGCTGTTGCTGCGTTGAAAGCATTGGCAGATCAAGGTAAAGTGGACAAAAACATTGTTCAAGTAGCGATTGAAAAATACGGCATCAAAGCAGACAGTGCGCCAAGTTGGAAGCGCTAA
- the fabI gene encoding enoyl-ACP reductase FabI, with protein sequence MAFLQGKKILITGMISERSIAYGIAKACHEQGAELAFTFAVDKLAARVHKLAAEFGSELVFHCDVQSDDEINQVFTDLAQHWDGLDGLVHAIAFAPKEALSGDFLDSISREAFNTAHEISAYSLPALAKAARPMMQGRNGSILALSYLGAVRAIPNYNVMGMAKASLEAGIRFTASCLGKEGIRCNGISAGPIKTLAAAGIADFNKLLGHVAAQNPIRRNVTIEEVGNTAAFLLSDLASGITGEIAYVDGGYSINALNDGE encoded by the coding sequence ATGGCTTTTTTACAAGGCAAAAAAATCTTAATTACCGGCATGATTTCTGAACGTTCCATTGCTTATGGCATTGCAAAGGCGTGTCATGAACAGGGCGCGGAATTGGCATTTACGTTTGCGGTGGATAAATTAGCGGCTCGCGTGCATAAATTGGCGGCGGAATTTGGTTCGGAATTGGTATTTCATTGTGATGTGCAAAGTGATGATGAAATTAATCAAGTGTTTACTGATTTAGCGCAACATTGGGACGGTTTAGATGGTTTGGTTCATGCGATTGCGTTTGCACCAAAAGAAGCGTTGAGTGGCGATTTTTTGGACAGTATCTCACGAGAAGCATTTAATACGGCACATGAAATTTCGGCATATAGTTTGCCAGCTTTGGCAAAAGCGGCGCGTCCGATGATGCAGGGGCGCAACGGTTCTATTTTGGCTTTATCGTATTTGGGTGCGGTGCGCGCGATTCCAAATTATAACGTGATGGGCATGGCAAAAGCGAGTTTGGAAGCGGGCATTCGTTTTACTGCATCTTGTTTGGGTAAAGAGGGGATTCGCTGTAACGGTATTTCTGCGGGTCCAATCAAAACTTTGGCGGCGGCTGGGATTGCAGATTTTAATAAATTATTGGGTCATGTTGCGGCACAAAACCCGATTCGCCGTAATGTTACGATTGAAGAAGTGGGTAATACGGCGGCGTTCTTATTATCGGATTTGGCATCGGGCATCACGGGCGAAATCGCTTATGTGGACGGTGGTTACAGCATTAACGCGTTGAATGACGGTGAATAA
- the truB gene encoding tRNA pseudouridine(55) synthase TruB, producing MNPKSSKRAISGVLLLDKPVGISSNLALQKARRLFNAEKAGHTGVLDPLASGLLPVCLGEATKFAQYLLDADKAYTATLKLGEATTTGDAEGELIDVADKIIELIDFQAACAALTGEIRQVPPMFSALKHEGKPLYEYARQGIVIERKPRDITIYQIDIIEFNFPKAVIDVRCSKGTYIRTLSEDIAKKINSFAHLTALRRIATAGFEIEQTHTLDKLSHLSESERDALLLPCDALVQHLPRVDLDDDSVKKLRFGQTVPFSGSLKSNTPVRAYGLAGEFVGLVEYFSHHHCLKAVRLMNTGSLKNTNPL from the coding sequence ATGAACCCCAAATCCTCTAAACGCGCCATTTCAGGCGTTTTATTATTAGATAAACCAGTTGGCATCAGCAGCAACTTGGCATTGCAAAAAGCCAGACGCTTATTTAACGCCGAAAAAGCAGGACACACAGGCGTACTTGACCCACTCGCAAGCGGTTTGCTGCCCGTGTGTTTGGGCGAAGCGACCAAATTTGCGCAATATTTATTGGATGCAGACAAAGCCTACACCGCTACACTCAAATTGGGTGAAGCCACCACCACTGGCGATGCTGAAGGCGAACTAATTGATGTAGCAGATAAAATAATTGAATTGATTGATTTTCAGGCTGCCTGTGCTGCGTTAACCGGCGAAATTCGCCAAGTGCCACCAATGTTTTCCGCGCTCAAACACGAAGGCAAACCGCTTTATGAATATGCGCGTCAAGGCATTGTGATTGAACGTAAACCACGTGATATTACCATTTATCAAATTGATATAATTGAATTTAATTTTCCAAAAGCTGTGATTGATGTGCGTTGCAGCAAGGGAACGTATATTCGCACATTGTCCGAAGATATTGCCAAAAAAATCAATAGTTTCGCGCATTTGACTGCGCTGCGTCGTATCGCCACCGCAGGTTTTGAAATTGAGCAAACCCACACATTGGATAAATTGTCTCATTTGTCGGAATCTGAACGTGATGCGTTGCTTTTGCCATGTGATGCGTTGGTACAACATTTGCCGCGTGTGGATTTGGACGATGACAGTGTGAAAAAATTGCGTTTTGGACAAACCGTGCCTTTTTCAGGCAGCCTGAAAAGCAATACGCCAGTTCGGGCGTATGGTTTGGCTGGCGAATTTGTGGGACTAGTGGAATATTTTAGCCACCATCATTGCTTAAAAGCGGTGCGTTTGATGAACACAGGCAGCCTGAAAAATACAAATCCGTTATAA
- a CDS encoding glycosyltransferase family 32 protein: MNKKEKPIEYQIAIFICNRLSRLIGNIVKLLSYPFHAIFPNKRFVIPEISHAKIQPKSSSKIPKIIWQTNYSNRVTLPVYCNYLVNRLMSLDCEYRYVSTEARAEFIQQNADEATFQAYSRLTNGASQADFWRVFVLNQLGGIYIDIDAQLVCPVSKIIQSDDNEVIIYRNNEFTNYFIAIKPDTDLMKDTLSIIIENIQNNWTEFGVFNMTGPNTLIRAMEGKTVNVRNARYTCMQGTFTNEYFQYIDKKNSKWTHQKPEDLLK; the protein is encoded by the coding sequence GTGAATAAAAAAGAAAAACCCATTGAATATCAAATTGCTATTTTTATTTGTAATCGTTTGTCGCGTTTGATTGGCAATATTGTCAAATTATTATCTTATCCGTTTCATGCGATTTTCCCGAATAAGCGATTTGTGATTCCTGAAATTTCTCATGCCAAAATTCAACCCAAATCATCAAGCAAAATCCCCAAAATAATCTGGCAAACCAACTACAGCAATCGTGTAACTTTGCCTGTTTATTGCAATTATTTGGTGAATCGCTTGATGTCGCTGGATTGCGAATACCGCTATGTTAGCACCGAGGCGCGTGCCGAATTTATCCAACAAAATGCCGATGAAGCTACTTTCCAAGCCTACAGTCGTTTGACGAATGGTGCGTCTCAAGCTGATTTTTGGCGTGTTTTTGTTTTAAATCAATTGGGTGGCATATATATTGATATTGATGCACAACTGGTTTGCCCTGTTTCTAAAATTATTCAATCAGATGATAATGAAGTAATTATTTATAGAAATAATGAATTTACCAATTATTTTATAGCCATCAAACCCGATACCGATTTAATGAAGGATACTTTGAGTATTATCATTGAAAATATTCAAAATAATTGGACTGAATTCGGTGTGTTTAACATGACAGGTCCTAATACTTTGATTCGCGCCATGGAAGGCAAAACCGTCAATGTTCGCAATGCACGTTATACCTGTATGCAGGGAACATTCACTAATGAATATTTCCAATACATAGACAAGAAAAACAGCAAATGGACACATCAAAAACCTGAAGATTTATTAAAATAA
- a CDS encoding inorganic diphosphatase: MADFNQILDAGDVDSGIINVVVEIPEGSTHKIEWDRKHGVMKLDRVEPQIFAKPTNYGFIPQTLDEDGDELDALIITRNPLPTGIYMEARVIGIMKFVDDGEVDDKVVVVPADDRDAGNEIKTLADLPAQLIKQIEFHFNNYKALKKPGSTKVDHWGDVEEAKAVIRECQARWKNQ, translated from the coding sequence ATGGCAGATTTTAACCAAATTTTAGACGCTGGCGACGTGGATAGCGGCATTATCAATGTGGTTGTAGAAATCCCTGAAGGCAGCACCCACAAAATTGAATGGGACAGAAAACATGGTGTGATGAAATTAGACCGTGTTGAGCCACAAATTTTCGCTAAACCAACCAATTACGGCTTTATTCCGCAAACTTTGGACGAAGATGGCGATGAATTGGACGCTTTGATTATCACGCGAAACCCTTTGCCAACAGGTATTTACATGGAAGCGCGTGTGATTGGCATCATGAAATTTGTGGACGATGGTGAAGTAGATGACAAAGTAGTCGTGGTGCCTGCCGATGACCGCGATGCTGGTAATGAAATCAAAACATTAGCCGATTTGCCCGCGCAACTCATCAAACAAATTGAATTTCATTTTAACAATTACAAAGCCTTGAAAAAACCAGGCTCTACCAAAGTGGATCATTGGGGCGATGTGGAAGAAGCCAAAGCCGTCATTCGTGAATGTCAAGCGCGTTGGAAAAATCAATAA
- the hflX gene encoding GTPase HflX, whose amino-acid sequence MTRFRTDKSLEHAERIMLVSVMLPENYSGANEIRERTFQAACLEAAELVRATGGELIAHETAKREKAHTALFVGTGKAEELAKLVEQNQIELVIFNHELSPTQERNLEKALQCRVLDRVGLILAIFAQRAQSQEGKLQVELAQLSHLSSRLVRGYKHLQSQKGGIGLKGPGETQLETDRRLIQNKINFLKKQLDNVKKQRETRRKARLSGSLKTFAIVGYTNAGKSTLFNRLTKADVFAQDQLFATLDTTARRLYLNPETSIILTDTVGFVQNLPHKLVSAFAATLEETALADVLLHVVDASDPEYERKIQDVNHVLREIKADKIPQLVIYNKQDLLPAAEQSSGCLKNYVGKTVAVGVSAVSGMGLEDLRQALIEWA is encoded by the coding sequence ATGACTCGATTTCGTACCGATAAATCTTTAGAACACGCTGAGCGTATTATGTTGGTTTCGGTGATGCTGCCTGAAAATTATTCAGGTGCTAATGAAATCCGTGAACGCACTTTTCAGGCTGCCTGCTTAGAAGCAGCTGAACTTGTCCGCGCAACGGGCGGCGAACTCATTGCTCACGAAACCGCTAAACGCGAAAAAGCCCATACCGCACTTTTTGTCGGGACGGGTAAAGCAGAAGAGTTAGCAAAATTAGTTGAACAAAATCAAATAGAATTGGTGATTTTTAATCATGAATTGTCGCCGACACAAGAGCGAAATTTGGAAAAGGCATTGCAATGTCGCGTGCTTGACCGCGTGGGTTTGATTTTGGCCATTTTCGCACAGCGAGCCCAATCGCAAGAAGGTAAATTACAAGTTGAGTTGGCGCAATTGTCGCATTTATCCAGTAGATTGGTTCGTGGATACAAACACTTACAAAGCCAAAAAGGTGGCATCGGTTTAAAAGGACCAGGTGAAACACAATTGGAAACCGACCGCCGTTTGATTCAAAATAAAATTAATTTCTTGAAAAAGCAATTGGATAATGTGAAAAAGCAACGTGAAACACGGCGCAAAGCACGGCTTTCAGGCAGCCTGAAGACATTCGCGATTGTGGGCTATACTAATGCTGGAAAATCCACATTATTCAATCGGTTAACTAAAGCAGACGTGTTCGCCCAAGACCAATTATTTGCTACGCTGGATACGACTGCACGGCGATTGTATCTCAATCCCGAAACCAGTATTATTTTAACGGATACTGTTGGTTTTGTTCAAAATTTACCGCATAAATTGGTGTCGGCATTCGCAGCGACATTGGAAGAAACAGCGTTGGCGGATGTGTTGTTGCATGTTGTTGATGCGAGTGACCCCGAATATGAACGCAAAATTCAAGATGTAAATCATGTGTTGAGGGAAATTAAAGCGGATAAAATCCCACAACTTGTTATTTATAATAAACAAGATTTATTGCCTGCAGCCGAGCAATCTTCAGGCTGCCTGAAAAATTATGTGGGCAAAACGGTCGCGGTGGGCGTTTCGGCGGTCAGTGGAATGGGGCTGGAAGATTTGCGCCAAGCATTGATTGAGTGGGCGTGA
- a CDS encoding penicillin-binding protein 1A, with protein sequence MIKNFFYTILGLMLGLFLFAVGLVTVAVLVTYPKLPALDAVKYYQPKEPLTIYSSDGIVIGSYGDERRAFTTIDQFPKVLKDAVIAAEDKRFYEHWGVDITGVARAILSNVRGGHKQGASTITQQVARNFYLTNERTMTRKFNEALLAYKIERSLTKDQILELYFNQIYLGQRAYGFASAAKIYFNKPVQDLTLAEATILAGLPKAPSAFNPIVNPERSRLRQQYILNNMVELGMITQPQANAALNEQLVYERYKMLIDQNSLYVAEMARQTLYEKYGEDVYTQGLKVYTTVSTDNQKVATAALRKALRNYDRGSHYRGAESQLDLTAMDDVEDGIEQYLSNTYTVEGMVPAVITTANSKGIEIYMQGGVKASLSNADMGSGTRAAVNNKKMGERALRAGSVIRVTKTGNGRWTVVQQPEIQGALLSMDTETGAIRAVVGGYDFHSKNFNRATQSIRQPGSTFKPFIYSAALSKGMTAATMVNDAPISIRGWSPKNSDGYYAGMMPLRLALAKSKNVVSVRITQAMGLSYARKYIQRFGFKENQLPNALPIALGAGSATPLQMAEGYAVFANGGYKVKGYVIDKIYDTKGNLRAEMQPLVARQNAPQVIDPRNAYVMTSMLQDVVRIGTARAALGLGRSDIAGKTGTTNENKDVWFAGYNPKVVTVVYLGFDTPRSLGRRAFGGTVALPVWMDYMRFALKGMPIQSYKAPTGVVKKNKEVFLQEQQNTTVAVDNSTSDPDAVKRSAQQPEPQSEGGAEEDEASKGIFDNLF encoded by the coding sequence ATGATTAAAAATTTTTTCTACACCATTTTGGGCTTGATGTTAGGTCTTTTTTTATTTGCAGTTGGGCTAGTTACGGTTGCCGTTTTGGTTACGTATCCTAAGCTGCCTGCATTAGATGCTGTCAAGTATTATCAACCAAAAGAACCTTTGACCATTTATTCATCAGATGGCATTGTGATTGGTTCTTACGGTGATGAACGTCGCGCTTTTACCACGATTGACCAGTTTCCCAAAGTTTTGAAAGATGCCGTCATTGCGGCGGAAGACAAACGCTTTTACGAACACTGGGGGGTCGATATAACTGGTGTTGCTCGTGCCATTTTGAGTAACGTGCGTGGCGGACACAAACAAGGTGCGAGTACCATCACGCAGCAAGTGGCGCGTAATTTCTATTTGACCAATGAACGTACCATGACGCGAAAATTTAATGAAGCTTTGTTGGCTTATAAAATTGAACGCTCATTAACAAAAGATCAGATTTTGGAATTATATTTCAATCAAATCTATTTGGGACAACGTGCTTATGGCTTTGCCTCTGCTGCTAAAATCTATTTTAACAAACCTGTGCAAGATTTAACATTAGCAGAAGCAACTATTTTAGCTGGTTTGCCAAAAGCACCGTCTGCTTTTAATCCAATTGTGAACCCAGAACGCTCACGTTTACGTCAGCAGTATATTTTGAATAATATGGTTGAATTGGGCATGATTACACAGCCGCAAGCAAATGCAGCTTTAAATGAACAATTGGTTTATGAACGCTATAAAATGTTGATTGACCAAAATTCTTTGTATGTTGCAGAAATGGCACGACAAACCTTGTATGAAAAATATGGCGAAGATGTTTACACGCAAGGTCTGAAAGTTTACACCACTGTTAGCACGGATAATCAAAAAGTTGCTACCGCCGCATTACGTAAAGCATTACGCAATTATGACCGTGGTTCGCATTATCGTGGTGCAGAATCACAATTAGATTTAACTGCAATGGACGACGTGGAAGATGGTATTGAACAGTATTTGTCCAATACTTATACCGTAGAAGGCATGGTGCCCGCCGTTATCACAACTGCTAATTCAAAAGGCATTGAAATTTATATGCAAGGTGGTGTGAAAGCATCTTTGTCTAATGCCGATATGGGTTCAGGTACACGCGCTGCAGTTAATAATAAGAAAATGGGCGAACGAGCATTGAGAGCAGGTTCTGTTATTCGTGTGACAAAAACAGGTAATGGGCGTTGGACAGTAGTACAGCAGCCTGAAATTCAAGGTGCATTGTTGTCTATGGACACGGAAACAGGCGCAATCCGTGCGGTGGTAGGGGGATATGATTTCCACAGCAAAAATTTTAACCGTGCCACGCAAAGTATTCGCCAACCAGGTTCTACTTTTAAACCCTTTATTTATTCTGCTGCGTTATCCAAAGGCATGACGGCTGCTACTATGGTCAATGATGCACCCATCAGTATTCGTGGTTGGTCGCCAAAAAATTCGGATGGTTATTATGCGGGTATGATGCCATTGCGTTTGGCATTGGCAAAATCTAAAAACGTGGTATCGGTTCGAATCACTCAAGCGATGGGTTTGAGTTATGCACGTAAATATATACAACGATTTGGTTTTAAAGAAAATCAATTGCCAAATGCTTTACCCATTGCGTTGGGTGCGGGTTCAGCAACGCCTCTACAAATGGCTGAAGGTTATGCGGTTTTTGCTAATGGCGGTTACAAAGTTAAGGGTTATGTGATTGATAAAATATATGATACCAAAGGTAATTTACGCGCTGAAATGCAACCGTTGGTAGCACGTCAGAATGCGCCGCAAGTGATTGACCCGCGTAATGCTTATGTGATGACTTCTATGTTGCAAGATGTGGTACGGATTGGTACAGCACGTGCTGCATTGGGTTTGGGGCGTAGCGATATTGCAGGTAAAACAGGTACAACCAATGAAAACAAAGATGTATGGTTTGCTGGTTATAATCCAAAAGTGGTAACGGTTGTTTATTTGGGCTTTGATACGCCACGTTCATTGGGGCGTCGCGCGTTTGGTGGCACGGTGGCATTGCCTGTTTGGATGGATTATATGCGTTTTGCGCTTAAAGGCATGCCAATTCAGTCATATAAAGCACCGACAGGCGTTGTGAAGAAAAATAAAGAAGTTTTCTTGCAAGAACAACAAAATACCACTGTTGCCGTAGATAACAGCACATCAGATCCCGATGCGGTAAAACGTTCAGCGCAGCAGCCTGAACCACAATCTGAAGGCGGTGCAGAAGAAGATGAAGCCAGCAAAGGTATTTTTGATAATTTATTTTAA
- the pilM gene encoding type IV pilus biogenesis protein PilM — MVLKKTTKNTSEKAEKASKRAKKPTGKAAANMSAKSVIGLEIGSANIRMVQLSGRSSGQVQLEKYAIEPLPQNVVSGSEIVNFDTLVSHLQQCYSRLKTNCKSINVGLPVDVVTIEENLPYSAADAELSLQEFVEAEVVRVGPLDEMRYDWQVFPADAVNKGSSVLVVAAKSDNVNQYNDLLEEVGLSATNVDVDLFALFNAFTYVINQRNSELANERIALFDIGDVSLKALIVQSGKILYRHHDANFGLNQLVQLLQRNYQVTESEALEMISGRRQRPADYKTEVNDVFNMQIAQAVQRALQFFLTTRSDEIDVQQIFISGSACIAESGLADVVRVSSNIPTEHLAPITLAENKLKGGDLAHDADSLTTAFGLALRGLF, encoded by the coding sequence ATGGTTTTGAAGAAAACTACTAAAAATACTAGCGAAAAAGCTGAGAAAGCAAGCAAACGCGCCAAAAAACCAACAGGTAAAGCGGCAGCGAATATGTCTGCAAAAAGCGTTATCGGTTTGGAAATCGGTTCGGCAAATATTCGCATGGTGCAACTTTCAGGGCGTAGCTCCGGACAAGTTCAATTGGAAAAATATGCCATAGAACCCTTACCACAAAACGTGGTTTCAGGCAGCGAGATTGTTAATTTTGACACGCTTGTCTCTCATTTGCAACAATGTTACAGCAGGCTGAAAACAAATTGTAAATCTATCAACGTTGGTTTGCCTGTGGATGTGGTTACCATTGAAGAAAATTTACCTTATTCTGCTGCTGATGCGGAACTCTCTTTACAAGAATTTGTAGAAGCAGAAGTGGTTCGCGTGGGACCATTAGATGAAATGCGCTACGATTGGCAAGTTTTCCCAGCCGATGCCGTAAACAAAGGCAGCTCTGTTTTAGTGGTTGCTGCAAAATCAGACAATGTTAACCAATACAATGACTTACTAGAAGAAGTTGGTTTATCTGCCACCAATGTAGATGTAGACTTATTCGCCTTATTTAACGCTTTCACTTATGTGATTAACCAGAGAAACAGCGAACTTGCCAATGAACGTATTGCCTTATTTGATATTGGCGATGTTTCACTCAAAGCACTCATTGTGCAATCAGGCAAAATTTTGTATCGCCATCATGATGCAAATTTCGGTTTAAACCAATTAGTACAATTATTGCAACGCAATTATCAAGTAACCGAAAGCGAAGCCTTAGAAATGATTAGCGGTCGTCGCCAACGCCCTGCCGATTACAAAACAGAAGTTAACGATGTATTTAATATGCAAATCGCACAGGCAGTTCAACGTGCTTTACAATTCTTCTTAACCACGCGTAGCGATGAAATTGATGTACAACAAATTTTCATCAGTGGCAGTGCTTGTATAGCAGAATCAGGTTTAGCAGATGTGGTACGTGTTAGCAGCAATATTCCGACAGAGCATCTTGCACCCATTACGCTGGCTGAAAATAAATTAAAAGGTGGCGATTTGGCGCATGACGCAGATTCATTAACAACCGCATTTGGTTTGGCATTGAGAGGTTTATTCTAA